The Gossypium hirsutum isolate 1008001.06 chromosome D06, Gossypium_hirsutum_v2.1, whole genome shotgun sequence genome contains the following window.
AatcttaatatattatattatattatattatttttatatattatgtaagcATTTAAAAAATGTGATGCTTATATATagaattttgataaataaataaaatatataaaattattaaatactaaattaaatgtaatatatttaaatttaaaaaaaaattaaaataatttaagtgaTTCTAAAATAAGCTTGAattaactatttataaatatagataaaTTGAAGCAAAATTTTAAACCATGTTTAGAACTGCGTCGAagttgaataaatataaaatgttttagtATGATAGCTTGAATAATTGCAACTTGTTTGTGACGTTAAGAGACATGTATTCCTGTCCATGATATTGATGATCAGAATTTACAATAAACAATttcttgagaaaaaaaaattacatatagaTATATTCTTTGTTTGGAACATTGCTCTGTCGTGAATTATATACAGCGTCTAATATGCAATCTATCAGCAGAAAAATTTTCATCATCAAATGTACAGTAAAGATGCAATTTAATGACCAATTACCAGTAATACCTGACACGAGTAGATAGTTTTAACGATCACGAGTAATAAAACGGCACCGAAAGAGCCGGAGGTTTTGGTACCGTTATGGTTATCGTCTCCGTTCTTGGTGGCTCACATGGAGAAGCCATTGCTATGAACCTTGGTACCTTATCTCCTGGCATCAAAACCGGCATACTTTGCCCTACAATTTTACCTTTTGGCTTCTGTTTCCAACGTAAGCACAATCACAATCACAATTACGAGTAAACGAATacgaaagagagaaagaaagaaaaagagaaacacCGTACCATGACAGGAGATGAAACTTCGAGGTCCGGTGAACGACCGATATCCGATTCGATATCGTCCTGATCTTGATCAGACGATCGGAGGATAAGGGCACGAAGCTTCTGCCAGTTTAGGTAACAAAGAAGGACAGCACTTATGCAGAATAATAAGATCAAAAGAAGGGCTAAACCCAGAGGAAACCCTATTGATGGTCTACTTGACGATGATTCTTCATTCTCCATTGTTCTTTTCCTTCATGTAAATGATAGACGTAGCAAAGAGAGGAAGATGGTTGGAGGTGGGTGCATCTTGGGTCATAAAAATACATTGAAATTGATGGGAGTGTTGGTGGTGGGTAGGTTTTGCTTAGTGCTTTGAGCACGTTAAATTTGGTCGTAGCACCTGATCAAGTACGGAAACTATGGGTCCCTTCTCGTCACTGTACTTTGTCTCTTTATAATATGGTTACCAGATCATACAAATTCTTGAATCTCTACAGTGTTTAATCGAATGTACTTCATACGGGTTTACAAATTACTTTATTCTATCATCTCATTTTAAACACAATATTATACTAATCTTAGCTAAAACATAGTGTAATTTATTTAcaagttttatttagatttattttagttTACGTATCTCATTtaactcttaaaatttttaaaaattttattaccccCTCAAAAATTTAGTTCCAAGATCTACCACTAATTTCATCTAATTTGTACTTTATAATAATTAGTCTGCTTGTATATACGATTTGTTATAGGTTTCTAGGGATAATCTTGTTTATTAATTTCTTGGTTAAATTATGCTCTTCGTTCATGTATTATgcgtaagttgtggatttagtcattatattttaaGTTGGTGATTTTCAATTCTTATACTTTTAGAATTTTAGTCTTGACCAAATGGtagctattaaattcattaagttaaagttatgttgttttcaaaatttagagCAAAAAACATATTATCACAAGTGTAATAACTATGTCAGTTTTCTATTtctatatattatattgaaaatttataaGTTACATTCACCATCCAATTAATATtggattatattattattttatataatatttagaattacccataatctctttttaatatttaaatatgagaataaatatatttcaacACGTTTGAATCTATATCTTCTTACACCGATAATAATATCGATACTAActaataaatttcattattttagtaCAAAATTAAGATGCTTTTGTGCTGCCCCACGACAGCGCTCCCATTATGTACTGACCCAATCCTTCTACGACTATAATCATGGTGTTAAGCACACAGGTAT
Protein-coding sequences here:
- the LOC121218195 gene encoding uncharacterized protein At5g65660, whose translation is MENEESSSSRPSIGFPLGLALLLILLFCISAVLLCYLNWQKLRALILRSSDQDQDDIESDIGRSPDLEVSSPVMKPKGKIVGQSMPVLMPGDKVPRFIAMASPCEPPRTETITITVPKPPALSVPFYYS